A genomic region of Metopolophium dirhodum isolate CAU chromosome 1, ASM1992520v1, whole genome shotgun sequence contains the following coding sequences:
- the LOC132935090 gene encoding lachesin-like, which yields MKNVYGVLVVLCIHLAYSQRTPMISHITQKRITDIGDSTELTCTVLYGSDFNILWIKVDKERSTDPVTFSSGSTLIIRDSRLSLRYDMDSNSYSLQISDIQETDAGFYRCDVSLGRNNKLSAETELVVRRPPFISDNSTRSLVVNEGQPVTLECYAGGYPSPKVFWRRANNAILTNNISIYRGNVLKISSIKKEDRGTYFCVAENGVGRGARRNIALEVEFAPVITIPKRRLGQALQYDMDLECHVEAYPPPAIIWLNNGVQLSNNQHYGISHFATTDEITDTTIRIITIENRQYGDYVCKASNVLGTTEVTVTLYETIIPVCPPACGQLSSTHLKNSTIKMSSANVLLLIAIYLFLFT from the exons cttATTCTCAAAGGACACCAATGATATCACATATTACACAAAAACGAATAACAGATATTGGTGATTCAACTGAATTGACATGTACAGTTTTATATGGTTctgatttcaatattttgtggATTAAGGTTGACAAAGAAAGATCTACAGACCCCGTTACGTTTTCATCTGGAAGTACACTTATCATCAGAGATTCAAGATTATCATTGAGATATGATATGGATAGCAATAGTTACTCATTACAG attAGTGATATCCAAGAAACCGATGCCGGTTTCTATCGTTGTGATGTGAGTCTTGGGAGAAACAACAAACTATCCGCTGAAACCGAGTTAGTAGTACGTAGACCTCCGTTTATTTCTGATAACTCAACCAGATCGTTGGTTGTAAACGAAGGTCAACCAGTAACACTGGAATGTTATGCCGGTGGATACCCTAGTCCAAAAGTTTTCTGGAGGCGAGCAAACAATGcaattttaactaataatatatcaatatatag AggtaatgttttgaaaatttcttcTATTAAAAAAGAAGATCGTGGAACGTATTTCTGTGTTGCGGAAAATGGTGTTGGCAGAGGTGCCAGACGTAATATTGCACTAGAGGTTGAATTTGCTCCAGTCATAACTATTCCTAAACGTCGTTTAGGACAAGCTTTACAGTATGACATGGATCTCGAGTGCCATGTTGAGGCATATCCTCCACCAGCTATAATTTGGTTAAATAATGGAGTACAACTCTCCAATAATCAGCATTATGG aatatcaCATTTTGCTACCACAGATGAAATAACAGATACTACAATAAGAATCATCACAATTGAAAACCGTCAATATGGGGATTATGTCTGCAAAGCATCAAATGTATTAGGAACTACTGAAGTTACAGTTACTCTTtacg aAACTATAATACCAGTATGCCCACCAGCCTGTGGCCAACTATCATCAACACACTTAAAAAACTCCACGATTAAAATGTCTAGTGctaatgttttgttattaattgctatttacttatttttgtttacctga